The Parabacteroides sp. AD58 genome includes a window with the following:
- the cysN gene encoding sulfate adenylyltransferase subunit CysN, producing MDIEQDKKLSIGNSQLSIREFLDRDEQKDLLRFLTAGSVDDGKSTLIGRLLFDSKKIYEDQLDALERDSKRVGNAGEHIDYALLLDGLKAEREQGITIDVAYRYFSTNNRKFIIADTPGHEQYTRNMITGGSTANLAIILVDARTGVITQTRRHTYLVSLLGIHHVVLAVNKMDLVDFDKKVFDKIVSDYLAFVKPLGIEDVTCIPLSALDGDNVVDKSDRTPWYEGPSLLDFLETVPIDKDRNYENFRFPVQYVLRPNLDFRGFSGKVASGVVRKGDEVMALPSRKKSRVKSIVTYDGELEEAFPPMCVTLTLEDEIDVSRGEMLVHPDDLPFEKRCFESMLVWMDEEPMDTSKQFYLKQTTNTTRARIDTIRYKVNVNTMEQSAVDHLELNEIGKVVISTNKELFFDPYTQNKPTGSFILIDPITNNTSAVGMILNPVDDNQLALENESSMITLNLPEMGITPEHYEAVEKVCKEIESRGIELRIIK from the coding sequence ATGGATATAGAACAAGATAAGAAATTGTCAATTGGCAATAGTCAATTGTCAATTCGAGAGTTCCTCGATCGGGATGAGCAGAAAGACTTATTGCGCTTTCTGACTGCCGGATCAGTGGATGACGGTAAATCGACGTTGATAGGCCGTCTGTTGTTTGACAGCAAGAAAATATATGAAGACCAGCTGGATGCGTTGGAACGAGACAGCAAGCGTGTTGGGAATGCCGGCGAACACATTGATTATGCGCTGCTGCTCGACGGGTTGAAGGCCGAACGTGAACAGGGTATTACGATTGATGTGGCTTATCGCTACTTCAGTACCAATAACCGCAAGTTCATCATTGCCGATACTCCGGGGCACGAACAGTACACCCGAAATATGATTACGGGTGGTTCGACAGCCAATCTGGCGATTATCCTGGTAGATGCCCGCACGGGTGTGATTACACAAACCCGCCGTCATACTTATTTGGTCTCTTTATTGGGCATCCATCATGTGGTTCTGGCCGTCAATAAGATGGACTTGGTTGATTTCGACAAAAAGGTATTCGACAAGATTGTTTCTGATTATCTGGCCTTTGTCAAGCCATTGGGCATCGAGGATGTAACTTGCATTCCTCTTTCTGCCTTGGATGGCGATAACGTGGTGGATAAGAGCGACCGTACTCCGTGGTACGAAGGCCCGTCGCTGTTGGATTTCTTGGAAACAGTGCCCATTGATAAGGACCGGAATTACGAGAATTTCCGTTTCCCGGTGCAGTATGTCTTGCGTCCAAACTTGGACTTCCGTGGTTTTAGCGGGAAAGTGGCAAGCGGCGTAGTCCGTAAAGGCGACGAAGTCATGGCTTTGCCTTCCAGAAAGAAATCTCGGGTGAAGAGCATCGTAACTTACGATGGAGAGCTCGAAGAAGCTTTTCCGCCTATGTGCGTTACCCTGACACTCGAAGATGAAATTGATGTGTCGCGTGGCGAGATGCTGGTTCACCCCGACGATCTTCCGTTCGAAAAGCGCTGCTTCGAATCCATGCTTGTCTGGATGGACGAAGAACCCATGGATACAAGCAAGCAGTTCTACCTGAAACAGACGACCAATACCACGCGTGCTCGTATCGATACAATCCGGTATAAAGTAAACGTCAATACAATGGAACAGTCGGCCGTTGATCATCTCGAACTGAATGAAATTGGCAAGGTCGTCATTTCTACCAACAAAGAGCTGTTCTTCGATCCTTACACCCAGAACAAGCCGACCGGTTCTTTTATCCTGATTGACCCGATCACCAACAATACGTCGGCTGTGGGCATGATCCTGAATCCGGTAGATGATAATCAGCTAGCTCTCGAAAATGAAAGCAGTATGATTACCCTGAATTTACCCGAGATGGGAATTACTCCGGAACACTATGAAGCCGTCGAAAAGGTATGTAAGGAAATCGAAAGCCGGGGCATTGAGCTGCGGATTATTAAGTGA
- the cysC gene encoding adenylyl-sulfate kinase, whose product MDIKEKGCVETDNPNHVYPIFDRMMSRADKEELLHQKGLMVWFTGLSGSGKSTIAIALERELHKRGLLCRILDGDNIRSGINNNLGFSAADRVENIRRIAEVGRLFVDTGIITLAAFISPNNDIRKMAASIIGEDDFMEVYVSTPIEECERRDVKGLYAKARRGEIANFTGISAPFEAPEHPALSLDTSVLTLEESVHQLLEKILPKIRK is encoded by the coding sequence ATGGATATAAAAGAAAAAGGATGTGTGGAAACCGATAATCCGAATCATGTGTATCCTATTTTTGATAGGATGATGAGCCGTGCCGATAAAGAGGAGCTGCTCCACCAGAAAGGTCTGATGGTCTGGTTTACCGGCCTGAGCGGATCAGGAAAAAGCACAATCGCCATTGCGCTGGAAAGAGAATTACACAAGCGTGGATTGCTATGCCGGATTCTGGATGGTGACAATATCCGGAGCGGAATCAATAATAATTTGGGCTTTTCGGCTGCCGACCGGGTAGAGAACATCCGTCGGATTGCAGAAGTCGGACGGCTATTTGTAGATACGGGAATTATTACGCTGGCGGCATTTATCAGTCCGAATAACGATATCCGTAAAATGGCGGCTTCAATTATTGGGGAAGACGATTTTATGGAGGTTTATGTAAGTACACCGATCGAAGAGTGTGAACGGCGTGATGTGAAAGGACTTTATGCAAAGGCCCGCCGAGGCGAGATCGCTAATTTTACCGGTATTTCTGCTCCGTTTGAAGCGCCTGAACACCCGGCTTTGTCATTGGATACCTCGGTTCTCACCTTGGAAGAATCTGTTCATCAGTTATTGGAAAAAATATTACCGAAAATAAGAAAATAA
- a CDS encoding sulfotransferase family protein, whose amino-acid sequence MGLLQFDKLPINTLVGADWDTFKKITDGQWIGDEYKAKFRLTKAVCRLLSLLKPFEDRRYAKLENQPLEMDPLFILGHWRSGTTFVHNVFACDKHFGYTTTYQTVFPNLMLWGQPFFKKNMSFLMPDHRPTDNMELKVDLPQEEEFALSNMMPYTYYNFWFFPQKMLDYCDKYLLFNTITEEERQIFMKAFLKLVKISLHNTGGTQYLSKNPPHTGRVKTLLEMFPNAKFIYLKRNPYTVFESTRSFFINTIKPLKLQPISDEELIRNFVEVYKRLFYKFEDEKHLIPEGNLVELKFEDFEKDAYGMTEDIYRQLNLPGFEESKDKIAQYLGKKKGYKKNQYKYEDATVHTVEENWGMALDKWGYSL is encoded by the coding sequence ATGGGATTACTTCAGTTTGACAAGTTGCCGATAAATACATTGGTAGGTGCCGATTGGGACACCTTTAAGAAGATTACTGACGGGCAATGGATAGGTGATGAGTATAAAGCTAAGTTCCGGTTGACGAAAGCTGTTTGCCGGTTATTGAGTTTATTGAAACCATTTGAAGACCGCCGATACGCTAAACTGGAAAATCAGCCGCTTGAAATGGATCCGCTCTTTATCTTGGGCCATTGGCGGAGTGGTACGACATTTGTACACAATGTCTTTGCTTGCGATAAGCATTTTGGGTACACGACTACTTATCAGACGGTATTTCCGAACTTAATGCTGTGGGGACAGCCTTTCTTTAAGAAGAATATGTCGTTCCTGATGCCCGATCATCGTCCGACCGACAATATGGAACTGAAGGTGGATCTGCCGCAGGAAGAAGAGTTTGCCCTTTCCAATATGATGCCTTATACGTATTATAATTTCTGGTTCTTCCCGCAGAAGATGCTGGATTATTGTGATAAATATCTTTTGTTTAATACGATAACAGAAGAAGAACGCCAGATTTTCATGAAGGCATTTTTGAAGCTGGTAAAAATCTCTTTGCACAATACCGGCGGAACACAATACCTGAGTAAGAATCCTCCTCACACCGGACGGGTAAAGACCTTGCTGGAAATGTTTCCGAATGCCAAGTTTATTTATTTGAAGCGCAATCCATATACAGTCTTTGAGAGTACACGCAGCTTTTTTATCAATACAATCAAACCCTTGAAGTTGCAGCCGATTTCAGATGAAGAACTGATCCGTAATTTTGTGGAAGTCTACAAGCGTTTGTTCTATAAGTTTGAAGACGAGAAACATCTGATTCCGGAAGGCAATTTGGTGGAACTGAAGTTTGAAGACTTTGAAAAGGATGCTTATGGAATGACTGAGGATATTTACCGGCAGTTAAACCTGCCCGGGTTTGAAGAGTCAAAAGACAAGATTGCCCAATATCTGGGGAAGAAGAAGGGATATAAGAAGAATCAATATAAGTACGAAGATGCTACCGTGCATACCGTTGAGGAAAACTGGGGCATGGCTTTGGATAAATGGGGATATTCTTTGTAA
- the infC gene encoding translation initiation factor IF-3 — MKIDNSKEQYRINERIRVREVRLVGDNVEQGVYPTSQALKIAEDQGLDLVEISPNAAPPVCRVIDYQKFLYQQKKRQKEQKAKSVKVVVKEIRFGPQTDDHDYAFKLKHAKGFLEEGAKVKAYVFFKGRSILFKEQGEVLLLRFANDLEDYGRVEQMPLLEGKRMIIVLTPKKGAGSSKAAKKPAAPAENAAGEAGSKDE; from the coding sequence ATGAAGATTGACAATTCAAAAGAGCAGTATAGAATTAATGAACGGATTCGTGTTCGTGAAGTTCGTTTAGTCGGTGATAATGTAGAGCAGGGAGTTTATCCCACATCACAGGCACTTAAAATCGCCGAAGATCAAGGATTAGACCTGGTTGAGATTTCGCCCAATGCTGCGCCCCCCGTTTGTAGAGTGATTGACTATCAGAAGTTCCTCTACCAACAGAAGAAACGTCAGAAAGAACAGAAGGCAAAATCTGTGAAAGTCGTTGTGAAGGAAATCCGGTTCGGACCTCAGACGGATGATCACGATTATGCATTTAAGTTGAAGCATGCGAAGGGCTTCTTGGAAGAAGGAGCAAAAGTGAAGGCTTATGTGTTCTTTAAAGGTCGTTCCATTCTGTTTAAGGAGCAGGGAGAAGTTTTATTACTCCGTTTTGCCAATGATTTGGAAGACTATGGCCGCGTAGAGCAGATGCCGCTTTTGGAAGGTAAGCGAATGATTATCGTTCTGACACCTAAGAAAGGCGCTGGTTCTTCAAAAGCTGCCAAGAAACCGGCTGCTCCGGCTGAGAATGCTGCAGGTGAAGCTGGTAGTAAAGATGAATAA
- the cysQ gene encoding 3'(2'),5'-bisphosphate nucleotidase CysQ — MDFVKYLYIAIRAALDAGKSIMDIYTDPNSDFGIERKEDNSPLTLADKASNRIIVSALSVTPFPILSEEEKQCPYEERKTWETLWVVDPLDGTKEFIKRNGEFTVNIALVHKNVPVLGVIYVPVRKELYFACESVGAYKLMDIDSANQPSMDVLKKNASRLPSAMFHQGIVVVASRSHQSEETTRYIDNLRKKGQPVTLISSGSSLKICLVAEGSADVYPRFAPTMEWDTAAGHAIAKASGCEVYHIDEKTPLTYNKENLLNPWFIVKPVNK; from the coding sequence ATGGACTTCGTTAAATATTTATATATAGCTATTCGTGCTGCTTTGGATGCCGGCAAATCAATTATGGACATTTATACAGATCCTAATTCTGATTTTGGTATTGAAAGAAAAGAGGATAATTCTCCTTTGACATTGGCTGATAAAGCATCCAACCGAATTATTGTTTCAGCCCTTTCTGTTACTCCTTTTCCCATTCTAAGTGAAGAAGAGAAACAATGCCCTTATGAAGAGCGCAAAACTTGGGAGACTTTGTGGGTGGTTGATCCGCTGGATGGAACCAAGGAGTTTATCAAACGTAATGGAGAGTTTACGGTTAATATAGCTCTTGTACATAAGAATGTGCCTGTGTTGGGCGTGATTTATGTACCTGTCCGGAAAGAACTTTATTTTGCTTGTGAGTCGGTCGGCGCTTATAAGCTGATGGATATCGACAGTGCTAACCAGCCATCGATGGATGTGCTTAAAAAGAATGCTTCACGTCTGCCTTCCGCCATGTTCCATCAAGGTATCGTAGTCGTTGCTTCCCGTTCTCATCAGTCGGAAGAAACAACGAGATATATTGATAACTTACGGAAAAAGGGCCAGCCAGTGACGCTGATAAGCAGTGGCAGCAGCTTGAAGATTTGTCTGGTAGCTGAAGGTTCTGCCGACGTTTATCCTCGTTTTGCTCCTACTATGGAATGGGATACGGCCGCCGGTCATGCGATAGCAAAGGCTTCGGGGTGTGAAGTTTATCACATTGATGAGAAGACTCCGCTGACTTATAATAAGGAAAATCTGCTGAATCCGTGGTTTATTGTCAAGCCGGTGAACAAATAA
- the rplT gene encoding 50S ribosomal protein L20 has protein sequence MPRSVNHVASRAKRKRILKLTRGYYGARKNVWTVAKNTWEKGLTYAFRDRRNKKRNFRALWIQRINAAARLEGMSYSRLMGALHAAGIEINRKVLADLAVNHPEAFKAIVAKVK, from the coding sequence ATGCCTAGATCAGTAAATCATGTTGCTTCAAGAGCAAAAAGAAAACGGATTTTGAAACTTACCCGTGGTTATTACGGTGCTCGTAAGAATGTTTGGACCGTAGCGAAGAATACATGGGAAAAAGGTTTAACGTATGCATTCCGTGACCGTCGTAACAAGAAACGTAACTTCCGCGCTTTGTGGATTCAGCGTATCAATGCTGCCGCTCGTCTGGAAGGTATGTCATACTCTCGTTTGATGGGTGCTTTGCACGCTGCAGGAATCGAAATCAATCGTAAGGTGTTGGCCGATTTGGCTGTTAACCATCCTGAAGCTTTCAAGGCTATCGTTGCCAAAGTAAAGTAA
- a CDS encoding SLC13 family permease translates to MSFEVIFVFLALVGMITALVMDKMRPGMILLTVVVLFLCAGILSPKEMLEGFSNKGMITVGMLFLVSEGIRQSGALGQLIKKLLPQHHTTVFKAQLRMLPPIAFISAFLNNTPVVVIFAPIIKRWAESVKLPATKFLIPLSFVTILGGICTLIGTSTNLVVHGMILEAGYEGFTMFELGKVGVFVAIAGILYLFAFSKFLLPEDRSDSIQDDDEEQHTGLHRVEAVLGARFPGINKTLGAFNFTRHYGAIVKEVISGGRRYTHNLDKVRLNVGDTLILWADDSFIPTWGESSVFLMLANGKDSQTPVSAKKRWLALGLLIFMIVGATVGELPAVKEMFPDMKLDMFFFVCITTIIMAWTKIFPPKKYTKYISWDILITIACAFGISKAMENSGFATLIAQYIISMADDLGPYALLAIIFIITNIFTELITNNAAAALSFPIALSVASQLGVDPKPFFVVICMAASASFSTPIGYQTNLIVQGVGGYKFVDFVKVGLPLNIITFLISVFLIPQIWKF, encoded by the coding sequence ATGAGTTTTGAAGTAATATTTGTATTCTTGGCTTTAGTCGGAATGATTACAGCACTGGTCATGGACAAGATGCGTCCGGGCATGATTTTGCTGACGGTTGTCGTCTTGTTCCTTTGTGCGGGTATCCTTTCACCGAAGGAAATGCTGGAAGGTTTCAGCAATAAGGGAATGATAACGGTAGGAATGCTTTTCCTCGTCAGTGAAGGGATCCGACAAAGTGGGGCATTGGGACAATTGATTAAGAAATTGCTGCCGCAGCATCATACAACTGTCTTTAAAGCTCAGTTGCGCATGTTGCCTCCGATTGCTTTCATTTCGGCTTTTCTGAATAATACACCCGTGGTGGTTATCTTTGCTCCAATTATCAAACGCTGGGCAGAGTCTGTAAAGCTTCCGGCCACCAAGTTCCTCATACCGCTTTCGTTTGTCACTATATTAGGTGGTATCTGCACATTGATCGGTACTTCTACCAATTTGGTTGTGCACGGCATGATTTTAGAAGCCGGTTACGAAGGCTTTACGATGTTTGAGCTGGGTAAAGTGGGCGTATTCGTAGCTATTGCAGGTATTCTTTATCTTTTTGCCTTTTCAAAGTTCTTATTGCCGGAAGATCGCTCGGATTCCATTCAGGATGATGATGAAGAACAGCATACGGGCTTGCATCGGGTGGAAGCCGTTTTAGGTGCTCGTTTCCCCGGTATTAATAAGACTCTAGGAGCATTTAATTTTACACGCCATTATGGTGCCATTGTGAAAGAAGTGATCAGTGGCGGACGGCGTTATACACATAATTTAGATAAGGTCCGTCTGAATGTGGGAGACACTTTGATCCTTTGGGCCGACGATTCTTTTATTCCTACGTGGGGTGAGTCAAGTGTGTTCTTGATGCTGGCCAATGGAAAAGACAGTCAGACTCCTGTTTCTGCCAAGAAACGCTGGTTGGCCTTAGGTTTGCTTATCTTCATGATTGTAGGAGCGACGGTCGGCGAATTGCCTGCCGTGAAAGAAATGTTTCCGGACATGAAGCTGGATATGTTCTTCTTTGTCTGTATTACCACGATTATTATGGCATGGACAAAGATATTCCCTCCGAAAAAATATACGAAGTACATCTCTTGGGATATCCTGATAACCATTGCCTGTGCCTTTGGCATCAGTAAAGCGATGGAAAATTCGGGATTTGCTACGCTGATAGCCCAGTATATAATCAGTATGGCCGACGACTTGGGGCCTTATGCCTTGCTGGCCATCATCTTCATCATCACCAATATCTTTACAGAACTGATCACGAACAACGCTGCGGCGGCTTTGAGCTTTCCGATCGCTCTTTCGGTTGCTTCGCAGTTGGGCGTTGACCCGAAGCCTTTCTTTGTCGTGATCTGTATGGCTGCTTCGGCCAGTTTCAGTACGCCGATCGGGTATCAGACCAATCTGATTGTGCAAGGTGTTGGTGGATATAAGTTTGTCGATTTTGTGAAGGTAGGTTTGCCTTTGAATATAATAACATTCCTGATCTCGGTCTTTCTGATCCCTCAGATCTGGAAATTTTAA
- the cysD gene encoding sulfate adenylyltransferase subunit CysD → MMSDYKLSHLQELEAESIYIIREVAAEFENPVMLYSIGKDSSVMVRLAEKAFAPGKVPFPLMHIDSKWKFKEMIEFRDNYAKKYGWNLIVESNMEAFKAGVGPFTHGSKVHTDLMKTQALLHALDKYKFDAAFGGARRDEEKSRAKERIFSFRDKFHQWDPKNQRPELWDIYNTRVHKGESIRVFPLSNWTELDIWQYIRLENIPIVPLYFAKERPIVEIDGNLIMADDDRLPEQYRDKIRMRKVRFRTLGCWPLTGAVESDADTIEKIVEEMMTTTKSERTTRVIDFDQDASMEQKKREGYF, encoded by the coding sequence ATTATGTCTGATTACAAATTAAGTCATTTGCAGGAATTGGAAGCTGAGTCGATTTATATCATTCGTGAAGTAGCTGCCGAGTTTGAAAATCCTGTTATGCTTTATTCAATTGGTAAAGACTCGTCCGTTATGGTTCGTCTGGCTGAAAAAGCCTTTGCTCCCGGAAAGGTTCCTTTCCCGTTGATGCATATCGATTCGAAATGGAAGTTTAAGGAGATGATTGAGTTTCGTGATAATTATGCCAAGAAATATGGCTGGAACCTGATCGTTGAATCGAATATGGAAGCGTTTAAGGCGGGCGTTGGACCGTTTACGCACGGAAGTAAAGTACATACTGATTTGATGAAAACGCAGGCACTGCTGCACGCGTTGGATAAATATAAATTTGATGCGGCCTTTGGAGGTGCCCGCCGCGATGAAGAGAAAAGCCGTGCGAAGGAACGTATCTTCTCTTTCCGTGATAAGTTCCACCAGTGGGACCCGAAGAACCAGCGTCCGGAATTGTGGGATATTTACAATACCCGTGTGCATAAAGGCGAAAGTATCCGTGTGTTCCCGTTGTCGAACTGGACGGAGCTGGATATCTGGCAGTACATCCGCTTAGAGAATATTCCGATTGTTCCGTTATACTTTGCCAAAGAACGTCCGATTGTCGAGATTGACGGAAATCTGATCATGGCCGACGATGACCGTCTGCCGGAGCAGTATCGTGACAAGATCCGGATGCGTAAAGTCCGTTTCCGTACCTTAGGTTGCTGGCCTTTGACCGGTGCTGTCGAGAGCGATGCCGATACGATTGAGAAGATCGTGGAAGAAATGATGACGACTACCAAGAGTGAACGTACAACCCGTGTCATCGATTTCGACCAGGATGCCAGCATGGAACAGAAGAAACGCGAAGGATACTTTTAA
- the rpmI gene encoding 50S ribosomal protein L35 has product MPKMKTNSGAKKRFALTGTGKIKRKHAFKSHILTKKTKKQKRNLTHTGIVAGVDVNGVKKLLCMK; this is encoded by the coding sequence ATGCCTAAGATGAAGACTAATTCCGGTGCCAAAAAGAGGTTTGCCCTTACCGGAACAGGAAAGATCAAGAGAAAACACGCTTTTAAAAGTCACATTCTGACAAAGAAGACTAAAAAGCAGAAGAGAAACCTTACTCATACAGGTATCGTTGCCGGTGTTGATGTAAACGGTGTAAAGAAATTGCTTTGCATGAAGTAA
- a CDS encoding four helix bundle protein, with amino-acid sequence MDKSFAFAVRIVRLYKLLCARREFVLSKQLLRCGTSVGE; translated from the coding sequence ATGGATAAGTCGTTTGCCTTTGCGGTTCGAATTGTCCGACTGTATAAGCTCCTGTGTGCAAGAAGGGAGTTTGTTTTGTCCAAGCAATTGCTGAGATGCGGAACTTCAGTAGGTGAATAA
- the upp gene encoding uracil phosphoribosyltransferase: MEIINLGATNSILNQFVAELRDVTIQTDSLRFRRNIERIGEILSYEISKHIAYQKKTIQTPLGNADMMVPNSRVVISTILRAGLPFHQGFLNYFDHAENAFVSAYRKYKDRLNFDIHIEYIASPRLKDKILIITDPMLATGSSMELAFQALLTKGEPEHIHVASIIASKQAINYIKECMPADKTTVWVAAIDDQLDEHSYIVPGLGDAGDLAFGIKE; the protein is encoded by the coding sequence ATGGAAATAATCAACCTTGGAGCTACAAATTCTATTCTCAATCAATTCGTGGCAGAACTTCGGGATGTAACCATTCAGACAGACAGCCTGCGTTTTCGCAGAAACATCGAGAGAATCGGGGAAATTCTTTCATACGAAATCAGCAAACATATTGCTTATCAGAAAAAGACAATACAGACTCCTTTAGGAAATGCCGACATGATGGTTCCTAATTCACGAGTAGTAATCAGTACCATTCTGCGCGCAGGACTGCCTTTTCATCAAGGTTTTCTGAATTATTTTGATCATGCCGAGAATGCATTCGTATCAGCTTACCGCAAATACAAAGACCGTTTAAACTTTGACATTCACATCGAGTACATTGCTTCTCCGCGGTTAAAAGACAAAATTTTAATCATAACGGATCCGATGTTGGCGACGGGAAGCTCGATGGAACTTGCTTTTCAAGCCCTTCTTACAAAAGGTGAACCCGAACATATACATGTAGCTTCAATCATTGCCAGCAAACAGGCAATCAACTATATCAAAGAATGTATGCCGGCCGACAAAACGACGGTATGGGTAGCCGCCATCGACGACCAATTAGACGAACATTCATACATTGTTCCGGGACTTGGTGATGCAGGAGATTTAGCCTTTGGCATCAAGGAATAA
- the thrS gene encoding threonine--tRNA ligase has product MIKITFPDNSVREYAEGTTAMQIAESISSRLAQEVLAASVNGEVWDLTRPINQDATVKLFKWDDEEGKHAFWHSSAHLMAEALQELYPGIKFGIGPAIENGFYYDVDPGDAVIKDSDFATIEAKMMELVAKKEAIVRKDISKADALKMFGDRGEEYKVELINELEDGTITTYTQGAFTDLCRGPHIPNTSYIKAVKVLSVAGAYWRGDETRKQLVRLYAITFPKKKLLDEYLTLLEEAKKRDHRKIGKELDLFMFSDTVGKGLPMWLPRGTALRLRLQDFLRRIQARYDYQEVMCPPIGNKLLYITSGHYAKYGKDSFQPIHTPEEGEEYFLKPMNCPHHCMIYKNSPRSYKDLPLRLAEFGTVCRYEQSGELHGLTRVRSFTQDDAHIFCRPDQVKDEFIRVMDIISIVFKSMDFQNFEAQISLRDKVNREKYIGSEENWEKAERAIIEACEEKGLPAKIEYGEAAFYGPKLDFMVKDAIGRRWQLGTIQVDYNLPERFELEYTGEDNKKHRPVMIHRAPFGSMERFVAVLIEHTAGKFPLWLTPDQVVVLPISERFNEYAWNVARELKQSNIRVLVDDRNEKIGRKIRDNEMKRIPYMLIVGEKEAENGEVSVRKQGEGDKGSMKIANFAALLNNEVEEMINRW; this is encoded by the coding sequence ATGATAAAGATTACATTTCCGGATAATTCCGTAAGAGAATATGCAGAAGGAACAACTGCCATGCAGATAGCCGAAAGCATTAGCTCTCGTTTGGCACAAGAAGTATTGGCTGCAAGTGTAAACGGTGAAGTCTGGGACCTGACACGTCCTATTAATCAGGACGCAACTGTAAAACTGTTCAAGTGGGATGATGAAGAAGGTAAACATGCTTTCTGGCATTCAAGTGCCCACCTGATGGCTGAAGCTTTGCAGGAGTTGTACCCTGGCATTAAATTCGGTATCGGTCCGGCTATTGAAAACGGATTTTACTATGATGTAGATCCGGGTGACGCTGTTATTAAAGACAGCGATTTCGCGACTATTGAAGCCAAGATGATGGAACTGGTTGCGAAGAAAGAAGCCATTGTCCGTAAAGACATTTCAAAAGCAGATGCCTTGAAAATGTTTGGAGACAGAGGTGAAGAGTATAAAGTTGAATTAATCAATGAATTGGAAGACGGAACCATCACCACTTATACACAGGGTGCTTTTACCGATCTGTGCCGTGGTCCGCATATTCCTAACACATCCTATATAAAGGCCGTTAAGGTATTAAGTGTTGCAGGAGCTTATTGGCGTGGAGATGAAACACGTAAGCAGCTGGTTCGTTTGTATGCTATTACGTTCCCGAAGAAAAAACTTCTGGATGAATACTTGACCTTGCTGGAAGAAGCCAAGAAACGTGACCATCGTAAAATAGGTAAGGAGCTGGATCTGTTTATGTTCTCAGATACAGTAGGTAAAGGTTTGCCTATGTGGTTACCGAGAGGAACAGCCTTGCGTTTGCGTCTGCAGGATTTCTTGCGCCGTATTCAGGCCCGTTATGATTATCAGGAAGTAATGTGTCCGCCTATCGGTAATAAATTATTGTATATTACTTCCGGACACTATGCGAAGTACGGAAAAGATTCTTTCCAGCCGATTCATACGCCTGAAGAAGGAGAAGAATATTTCCTGAAACCGATGAACTGCCCTCATCACTGTATGATCTATAAAAACTCACCGCGTTCATATAAGGATCTGCCTTTGCGTCTGGCTGAATTCGGTACGGTATGTCGTTATGAACAGAGTGGTGAGCTGCACGGTTTGACCCGTGTACGTAGCTTTACGCAGGATGATGCTCATATTTTCTGTCGCCCGGATCAGGTGAAAGACGAATTTATCCGTGTAATGGATATTATTTCAATCGTGTTTAAGTCTATGGATTTCCAGAACTTCGAAGCACAGATTTCATTGCGGGATAAAGTTAATCGGGAAAAGTACATCGGTAGCGAAGAAAACTGGGAAAAAGCAGAACGTGCCATTATTGAGGCATGCGAAGAAAAAGGTTTGCCTGCAAAGATAGAATATGGTGAAGCTGCATTTTATGGTCCGAAACTTGACTTTATGGTGAAGGATGCCATCGGTCGCCGTTGGCAGTTAGGAACAATTCAGGTAGATTATAATTTGCCGGAGCGTTTTGAACTGGAATATACGGGTGAAGACAACAAGAAGCATCGCCCGGTTATGATTCACCGTGCACCGTTTGGTTCTATGGAACGTTTTGTGGCTGTATTGATAGAACATACTGCTGGAAAATTCCCCTTGTGGCTGACTCCGGATCAGGTAGTGGTTTTGCCAATCAGTGAGCGCTTCAATGAATATGCTTGGAATGTGGCACGTGAGTTAAAGCAAAGCAATATTCGTGTTTTGGTTGACGACCGAAATGAGAAGATCGGACGTAAAATTCGTGACAACGAGATGAAACGTATCCCTTATATGCTGATTGTTGGAGAAAAAGAAGCAGAAAATGGTGAAGTTTCTGTAAGAAAACAGGGCGAAGGTGATAAAGGTTCGATGAAAATTGCTAACTTTGCAGCGCTTTTGAATAACGAAGTTGAGGAAATGATCAATCGTTGGTAA